A region from the Drosophila bipectinata strain 14024-0381.07 chromosome 3R, DbipHiC1v2, whole genome shotgun sequence genome encodes:
- the LOC108129348 gene encoding coiled-coil domain-containing protein 63, whose translation MDEVVQFDKGAFLEGYLLKHKELGKRQREYKKILSSKLKSRKETIIEASYETAIDQLEEEKNDLRAQIWVASGSTHQKGNERYLEHIRCHVECQETLSENINSLKTSIYNMDREISRMDKQIYNLNRLTVPDSQHQAYVRKARKRLTILENSLEVGMRQECGFTAANADLREQLIRILNHRTFFNDSYTKMVLKLNSDKKYLIDLIEYALNTFDGCIEVYEKIDILAKREAKERELRRVEMQGIMRKVAADDDNSAFLQCKSKARELADLQPKEYKRRDEFRRLHNKKINLYNSVLQKILEYTDSNNVEEVIGKFQQQESLYYSFFNYANEMSYHITLLNNSVNRLFEDIVALKKDNTNTLQEQLDQITTLEGKVRTKQESNLDLQKTRESNDARLENLLQGVETICEMCSIDIAPLTKLLGDHTHVSLVNVNRFCRLLEQRIQDITASVYVMERQDDARFDYVVKQIEKICELPTDLNDIVLTQQCPECAEGEAFNMDDGGDGVLVHSVTEAKKKLYEKVTQPEMQYRLHSISQCRLPRSRLLAAKRHM comes from the coding sequence ATGGATGAAGTAGTGCAGTTCGACAAGGGAGCCTTCCTTGAGGGGTACCTTCTGAAGCACAAGGAGCTGGGCAAGCGGCAGCGGGAATACAAGAAGATCCTTTCTAGCAAGCTCAAGTCTCGTAAGGAGACCATCATCGAGGCTAGTTACGAGACGGCCATAGACCAGCTGGAGGAGGAGAAGAACGACCTGAGGGCCCAGATTTGGGTGGCCAGTGGATCCACCCACCAGAAAGGTAACGAGCGTTACTTGGAGCACATCCGTTGCCACGTTGAGTGCCAGGAGACTCTCTCGGAGAACATCAACTCCCTGAAGACCTCCATCTATAATATGGACCGTGAAATCAGCCGCATGGACAAGCAGATCTACAATCTGAATCGCCTGACAGTTCCCGACTCGCAGCACCAGGCGTATGTGCGGAAGGCTCGGAAGAGGCTGACCATCTTGGAGAACTCACTGGAGGTGGGCATGAGACAGGAGTGTGGCTTCACGGCGGCCAACGCGGATTTGCGCGAGCAGCTCATCCGCATCCTCAACCACCGCACCTTCTTCAACGATTCCTACACCAAAATGGTGCTCAAGCTGAACAGCGACAAGAAGTATCTCATCGATTTGATCGAGTACGCCCTGAACACCTTCGACGGGTGCATTGAGGTGTACGAGAAGATCGATATTTTGGCCAAGAGGGAGGCAAAGGAGAGGGAGCTGCGGCGGGTGGAGATGCAGGGCATCATGCGGAAAGTGGCCGCCGATGATGACAACTCGGCCTTCCTCCAGTGCAAATCCAAGGCGCGAGAGCTGGCCGACCTCCAGCCCAAGGAGTACAAGCGAAGGGACGAGTTCCGGCGGCTGCATAACAAGAAAATCAATCTATACAACTCTGTGTTGCAGAAGATCCTGGAGTACACAGACTCCAACAATGTGGAAGAGGTGATCGGGAAGTTCCAGCAGCAGGAGAGTCTCTACTATTCGTTCTTCAACTATGCAAACGAGATGAGCTACCATATCACACTGCTCAACAACTCCGTAAACCGACTCTTCGAGGATATAGTGGCTTTGAAAAAGGACAATACCAACACCCTCCAGGAGCAGCTAGACCAGATCACTACTCTGGAAGGAAAGGTGCGCACCAAGCAGGAATCCAACCTAGACTTGCAAAAGACCCGGGAAAGCAACGATGCCCGCTTGGAGAATCTACTCCAGGGCGTGGAGACCATCTGCGAAATGTGCTCCATCGACATCGCCCCCCTGACAAAGCTCCTCGGCGACCACACCCACGTGAGCCTTGTTAATGTCAACCGGTTCTGCCGGCTCCTCGAGCAGAGGATCCAAGACATAACAGCCAGCGTTTATGTGATGGAGCGCCAGGACGATGCACGTTTCGATTACGTGGTCAAGCAGATCGAGAAGATATGCGAGCTGCCCACGGATCTCAACGACATCGTCCTGACGCAACAGTGTCCCGAGTGCGCCGAGGGCGAGGCCTTCAACATGGACGACGGTGGCGATGGGGTTCTCGTTCACTCGGTCACCGAGGCCAAGAAGAAGCTCTACGAGAAGGTGACCCAGCCGGAAATGCAGTACCGCCTCCACAGCATCAGCCAGTGCCGCCTGCCACGCTCTCGCCTTCTTGCCGCCAAGCGACATATGTAA
- the LOC108129615 gene encoding coiled-coil domain-containing protein 63-like: MDNTEKFNKSQFFESYLAKHRDLGRRQREYKNILSTKLATRKELIVEASYLTSNNQLEEEKDDLRAQIWVANSSTYRKEDQRYLDNIRCHVECQENLAVDISSLKRSIINVEREIGRMSKQIYHLNQNTVPDERYTVHVGQVRKKMSLLEDALETSVRQECDMAATNANLRQQLIWILNYRTSFNDSYTKMVQKLNSDKKYMTDMIEYAVSTFDNCIDVYEKIDKLAKQTKKEKEQRRLEAQAVVRKTTADTVNASFLNCKAKPRELADLQPKEYKRREKFRTMHRKKINLYTSVLRKVLRFTNSLKMDEVIAKFNNQESLYYSYFNYSTEMSYHITMLNNSVNHLMADIVALRRDNKDTLQEQLEKIESLETQVRSKEQSNMVLVEVRERNATQLENLLGGVEAVCQICAIDASPFNDLLGDHTHVNLVNLKRFLKVLETRVLNVMASVYAEERRAGNPMSYVVREVVKNCEGLTDISDIVLTQQCPECAETDAQNIDEGGDFSYPHTIKEAKKKLYEKVTQPEIQYRLHSISQCRLPRSRLLAAQRSM; this comes from the coding sequence ATGGACAATACCGAAAAGTTTAACAAAAGTCAGTTCTTCGAGAGCTACCTGGCCAAGCACAGGGATCTGGGCAGACGGCAGCGGGAGTACAAGAATATCCTCTCCACCAAGCTAGCAACGCGCAAGGAGCTTATCGTGGAGGCCAGCTACCTGACGTCCAACAACCAGCTAGAGGAGGAGAAGGACGATCTGAGGGCTCAGATCTGGGTGGCCAATAGCTCCACTTATCGCAAGGAGGACCAGCGCTACCTGGACAACATTCGGTGCCATGTGGAGTGTCAAGAAAACCTCGCCGTGGACATCAGTTCTCTGAAAAGGTCCATCATCAACGTGGAACGCGAGATCGGAAGAATGTCCAAACAGATCTATCACTTGAATCAGAATACTGTACCCGATGAAAGGTATACGGTGCATGTGGGCCAAGTGCGAAAGAAGATGAGCCTTCTGGAGGATGCCCTTGAGACGTCAGTGCGTCAAGAGTGTGACATGGCGGCGACAAACGCAAATCTGAGGCAGCAGCTCATCTGGATCCTCAACTACCGCACCAGCTTCAACGATTCCTACACCAAAATGGTCCAGAAGCTGAACAGCGACAAGAAGTATATGACAGACATGATCGAGTACGCCGTGAGCACCTTTGACAACTGCATCGACGTATACGAGAAGATCGATAAACTGGCCAAGCAAACCAAGAAGGAAAAGGAACAACGCCGCTTGGAGGCCCAGGCGGTGGTGCGGAAAACAACTGCCGACACCGTCAACGCCTCCTTTTTAAACTGTAAGGCTAAGCCCCGGGAACTGGCGGACCTCCAGCCGAAGGAGTACAAGAGGCGGGAGAAGTTCCGGACGATGCACCGCAAGAAGATCAATCTCTACACCTCGGTGCTGagaaaggtactccgcttcaCGAACTCCCTCAAAATGGACGAGGTTATTGCCAAGTTCAACAACCAGGAGAGCCTCTACTACTCCTATTTCAACTACTCTACCGAGATGAGCTACCACATAACGATGCTTAACAACTCTGTGAATCACCTTATGGCGGACATAGTAGCTCTGCGCCGAGATAACAAAGACACGTTGCAGGAACAGCTCGAGAAGATCGAGAGCCTAGAGACCCAGGTGCGGTCAAAGGAGCAATCCAACATGGTCCTTGTCGAGGTGAGAGAACGCAACGCCACCCAGCTGGAGAATCTTCTCGGGGGCGTGGAGGCCGTCTGTCAAATTTGCGCCATCGACGCCTCTCCCTTCAATGACCTTCTGGGCGACCACACTCACGTCAATCTGGTGAATCTCAAGCGATTCCTGAAGGTCCTGGAGACCCGGGTGCTAAACGTGATGGCAAGTGTGTATGCAGAAGAGCGCCGAGCCGGTAACCCCATGAGTTACGTAGTCCGGGAGGTGGTTAAGAATTGCGAAGGACTCACCGACATCTCAGACATAGTCCTGACCCAGCAGTGTCCCGAGTGCGCCGAGACGGATGCCCAGAACATCGACGAGGGCGGTGACTTCTCCTACCCGCACACCATCAAGGAGGCCAAGAAGAAGCTCTACGAGAAGGTCACCCAGCCGGAGATCCAGTACCGTCTCCACAGCATCAGCCAGTGCCGCCTGCCCCGGTCGCGTCTTTTGGCCGCGCAGAGGAGCATGTAA
- the Cdc16 gene encoding cell division cycle protein 16 homolog — MPGDAENTSTDTTNDQIDLSMYRKLVKQFIDMRRYSTALFWAEKVAVLSGQEPRDVYYEAQCMYLLGEFHRAAHTIQHHKLQKNSLPCFNLLLESLYAAKEYEEAATAIQNVEVEVMTTSLINQPMDAGSGCYLESNSVFGGEENHRNELLASIYLMKGKVYEALDNRGMAMDFYVRALHKSIYCFEALEALVQHEMLMAWEEFELMHHLPLAQQSSETDAKFILKLYESRLKKYYELISARNAEEISPIVNPDVLKFIKEFTARVQQTCSSDINMPKVGGLKVPLTPGQFMSPAQKVLDDLKAPSFSLQTSLSRASSLIDASHRSMFDSSSRRKSRDLDVDTLIPLGECLNRVQRSTDMMAAEAEKCFYDCDYKLCLKILNELLKVDPFHNKALTIQIACLVENGDFNRLFYVAHKLVDRYPDKAISWYAVGCYYDMIGKSDPARRYLSKATSLDRLYGPAWLAYGHSFANENEHEQAMAAYFKATQLMRGCHLPLLYIGVECGLTKNLELAEKFFLQAMNIAPLDVYVLHELGVIKYEYEFYDGAATIFQCTVDIVKQMAKTNNEEISARWEPLFINLGHSLRKVHKYEEALYNFQYALLLKPQSATTYTSIGFIHALLGNLDAAIEAFHKSLALNRDCIVTSTILKSCIEDLMDDTATIDEICSAALKDVAKTITANSSRVLNSDKFNGMKLKFEEEEEYTNSDSNMVVEMSFDT; from the exons ATGCCGGGAGACGCGGAAAATACGAGCACCGACACCACAAATGACCAAATCGACCTGTCTATGTACCGGAAGCTGGTCAAACAGTTTATTGACATG CGTCGATACTCCACGGCTCTATTCTGGGCGGAAAAAGTTGCCGTGCTCAGCGGACAGGAGCCCCGGGATGTGTACTACGAGGCACAGTGCATGTACCTGCTGGGCGAGTTCCATCGGGCGGCCCACACTATTCAGCACCACAAACTGCAGAAAAACTCTCTTCCCTGCTTTAACCTTCTCCTGGAAAGCCTATACGCGGCCAAGGAGTACGAGGAGGCGGCAACTGCCATCCAGAacgtggaggtggaggtgatGACCACGTCGCTAATCAACCAGCCCATGGACGCCGGAAGCGGGTGCTATCTGGAAAGCAACAGTGTTTTTGGAGGCGAGGAGAACCACAGGAACGAGCTTCTCGCATCTATTTACCTGATGAAGGGCAAGGTATACGAGGCCTTAGACAATCGAGGAATGGCTATGGACTTCTACGTGAGGGCCTTGCACAAATCCATTTACTGTTTTGAGGCGCTGGAGGCTTTGGTTCAGCACGAAATGCTAATGGCCTGGGAGG aattcgAGTTGATGCATCATCTGCCTCTAGCCCAACAATCCAGTGAAACAGACgcaaagtttattttaaaactctACGAGTCTCGGTTAAAGAAGTACTATGAGTTGATATCGGCAAGGAATGCGGAAGAGATTTCCCCGATAGTCAATCCGGATGTACTCAAGTTCATAAAGGAATTTACTGCCCGAGTGCAGCAAACCTGTTCCTCGGACATAAATATGCCCAAAGTTGGTGGGCTCAAGGTGCCACTTACGCCCGGCCAGTTTATGTCACCTGCCCAGAA AGTTTTGGATGATCTTAAGGCCCCAAGCTTCTCGCTTCAGACAAGTCTGTCCAGAGCCTCCTCCCTTATAGATGCTTCGCACCGCTCCATGTTCGACTCCTCCAGTCGTCGTAAATCGCGTGATTTGGATGTCGACACATTGATTCCTCTGGGGGAATGTCTGAATCGAGTGCAGCGCAGTACAGACATGATGGCAGCCGAGGCGGAAAAGTGTTTCTACGATTGCGATTACAAACTGTgccttaaaatattaaatga GTTACTCAAAGTAGACCCTTTCCACAACAAAGCCTTGACAATCCAGATAGCTTGCTTGGTGGAGAACGGCGACTTCAACCGACTCTTTTATGTGGCTCATAAGCTGGTGGATCGCTATCCTGATAAGGCCATATCCTGGTATGCTGTAGGCTGCTACTACGACATGATTGGCAAGAGCGACCCGGCCCGGCGATACTTAAGCAAGGCCACTTCATTGGATCGACTCTATGGTCCTGCCTGGCTAGCTTATGGCCACAGTTTCGCCAACGAAAATGAGCACGAACAGGCCATGGCTGCCTATTTTAAGGCCACCCAACTGATGCGTGGCTGTCACCTGCCTCTACTCTATATAGGTGTTGAATGTGGACTCACCAAGAACCTGGAACTGGCAGAGAAATTCTTCCTTCAGGCCATGAACATTGCCCCACTGGATGTGTATGTGCTCCATGAGCTAGGTGTAATCAAGTATGAGTATGAGTTCTACGACGGTGCTGCCACAATATTTCAGTGCACTGTGGATATAGTAAAGCAAATGGCTAAAACGAACAATGAGGAGATTTCAGCACGATGGGAGCCGCTTTTTATTAATCTAGGCCATTCCCTGCGCAAGGTTCACAAGTACGAGGAGGCTCTGTACAACTTTCAATAC GCTCTTCTTCTCAAGCCGCAAAGTGCCACCACCTATACTTCAATTGGCTTTATTCACGCCCTGCTAGGCAATCTTGATGCGGCTATCGAAGCTTTCCACAAGAGTTTGGCCCTGAACAGGGACTGCATTGTGACTTCCACTATTTTAAAGAGCTGCATTGAGGACCTCATGGACGACACGGCTACCATAGATGAGATTTGCAGCGCCGCTCTCAAGGACGTGGCCAAAACGATAACGGCCAACAGTAGCCGGGTGCTTAATTCGGATAAATTCAATGGCATGAAACTGAAATTTGAGGAAGAGGAAGAGTACACCAACTCGGACTCCAATATGGTGGTGGAAATGAGCTTCGATACCTAA
- the LOC108129911 gene encoding hatching enzyme 1.2 yields MNQKVFLLLASALAICQALPFVSYDDVDDTEVVELPGNGLEDPPKLGQDIIDLTPFGAALFGKPDEQQTAVRVGNFSDADAVNPEELGNYLEGDMLVPQTDLIMKNGLPTQSSRWPNGIVPYEIRGNFNSKDMATIENAIAEYHRRTCIRFVRRSSERDYISIRGDNSGCWSSVGRVGGKQDVNLQTPGCLSRPGTAMHELMHALGFLHEQNRMERDNYVAIQYNNVQSSAMNNFEKAARTEAFGVPYDYGSVMHYSKNAFSINGQPTIIAMKANGADKMGQRNGFSDFDIEKLNRMYNCGTVGSAPYSPAAPAPAPAPAGGAASGSGNPIVDSFLGGLISGLGLGEEEKKE; encoded by the exons ATGAATCAAAAAGTGTTCCTATTGTTGGCCTCAGCCTTAGCCATTTGCCAGGCATTGCCTTTTGTGTCCTATGACGATGTGGATGATACGGAAGTGGTGGAACTACCGGGAAATGGTCTGGAGGACCCACCGAAACTTGGCCAGGACATCATTGATCTAACACCGTTTGGTGCTGCCCTGTTTGGCAAACCGGATGAGCAGCAAACTGCTGTGCGAGTGGGAAACTTCTCAGATGCCGATGCTGTGAACCCCGAGGAGCTGGGCAACTACCTGGAGGGAGACATGCTGGTGCCCCAAACCGATCTGATAATGAAAAACGGCCTGCCTACCCAATCCTCCCGCTGGCCCAATGGCATTGTGCCCTACGAGATTCGTGGCAACTTCAATTCAAAGGATATGGCCACTATTGAGAACGCCATTGCCGAGTACCATCGCCGCACCTGCATCCGTTTTGTGAGACGCAGCTCGGAGAGGGACTACATTTCCATTCGAGGCGATAACTCTGGCTGCTGGTCGTCAGTGGGTCGTGTTGGTGGCAAGCAGGATGTTAACCTTCAGACCCCGGGATGCCTTAGTCGTCCCGGCACCGCCATGCACGAACTGATGCACGCCCTGGGCTTCCTGCACGAGCAGAACAGGATGGAGAGGGACAACTATGTGGCTATCCAATACAACAATGTCCAGTCCTCAGCGATGAACAACTTTGAGAAGGCCGCCCGGACGGAGGCTTTTGGCGTGCCCTACGACTATGGCAGTGTGATGCACTACTCCAAGAACGCCTTTTCCATTAACGGACAGCCTACTATTATTGCTATG AAAGCGAATGGCGCTGACAAAATGGGCCAACGAAATGGTTTCTCCGATTTTGATATTGAAAAACTGAACCGCATGTACAACTGTGGAACTGTTGGCTCGGCTCCCTACTCCCCAGCTGCCcctgctccagctccggcTCCGGCAGGAGGAGCAGCTTCCGGAAGTGGTAACCCCATTGTAGACAGTTTCTTAGGAGGGCTTATCAGCGGCTTGGGACTTGGCGaggaagaaaaaaaggaataa